DNA sequence from the Bacillota bacterium genome:
CGGCATGGACGCGGTGGTCTCGGACCTGCTCGCCATTAGCGGCAGAAGCGGTGCCCGCGCCGCTCGGTCGTGCTATTAACGACCTTGTGGACCCTTCCAAGCGATGAAATCCTGCCCGTCAGGAGGCGACGGCCTTGCCCGCCGGGCGGAGAGGCAACTTGCTGAAGACCCACGGAGCCAGCAGCGCTACCGTCAGACCGACGCCGATGTACCGGATGAAGTCTACCCATTCCCCGGCCGGCATCACTGCCTTCAGCGCAAAGCGCACCGCGAACACAAGGACCAGACCGTACAGGCAGTTGAGCACCTGCCGCCCGAGCCCGTCTGCACGCTCCGCGCGCACCAGCCGCTCCTCCAGCAGGTCGCCGGCCCAGATGCCCGCCAGCGCGCCCATGGTCGGGAACTGCTCCGACAGGCCCACCCGGGCGATGACCGGCATCCCTGCCCAAAGGGCCATCAGTGCGGTAGGAGCGAGCAGCGCCAGCGCCAGCTGCGCGCCGAAGGGCAGGCGGCCGAGGGCGGCCTCCAGAGGGCGCCACGCGTAGTACAGACCCACCGCCAGGAGCAGGCCCAGCGCCCACCCGAAAAGCAGGTCGGTGGGGTAGTGGACCCCGAGGTAGAGCCGCGACGTTCCCACGAGTAGAATCACCAGGATGGCGAGGGCGGCGAACCACCGCCGCCGGATACCCAGGGCCAGGGAGGAGAAGACGCTCGCGCTGCCCGTCGCATGCCCGCTGGGCGTGGAGAAGGCGCCGCCGGTGTCGACCTGGATCACCCGAATGCCGGTGTCCATGGGCGGCCGCTGGATGCCAATCAGCCCCTTCAGCCCGGCCACCACCCACAGCTGACCTATGACAAGCGTGACGAAATACCGTTTGTAGGAGCGGTTGGAGACCCAGTACACTATCACCAGCAGAGCCAGCATGACGTTCTCCGAATAGATTTTGCTCATGGTCACCCAGAACCCATCCCAGAAGGGCCCGCCCATAACCGCCTGCAGCGCCTTGATCCATTCCATCAACCAATCCCCCTCCGACAAAGACCCCTGGGCAATTACGGTAAGCTAACAGTAAGTACGTTTCATTCCGTCCCAAGGCTAACATCCCCTGTGAGCCGGTTCAAGCAGCTGCTCGACCTCGCTCACCTGGAGACCTCCCCCTGAGGGTCGATTCTGTGTTGCTTCCGGCAGTTCGCCCACCACGCCTGGTATGGGGCCAGGCTGCCCAGGTCGAGGAGGTCGAAGAGCTGTTGCTGGACCGCGGTGCGTTCGGACAAGGTGATGTGTGCTGGCGTGCGCGCCTCCGGCGGGTACAGGTGCGCCACCTCCCGGATCGCCCCCAGCGTCTGCAGGAGGTCGGGGATGCTGTGGGCTGGCACGGGGAGCCCCCGCTCCTGTGCGCGCCGGTGCACCTCCCGCAACAAGAGCGAGGCCAGCATCGGCGCCAGCACGCAGTAAAAGGCGTGCACGCGGATCTTCGAGTCGGTCCAGTGAAACATCGGCCGCCAGCTGACGAACTGCGGGTCCTTCATCTGACGAAAGGCGTGCTCCACCTGATCCTGGCCGCGCTAGGCGGCCAGGATCCGCTCATTGCTCCAATCATGCTGGTCGGTGAAGAGGATCGTCTTCCCAAACCGCTCCCGGGCCAGCTGGTGCAGCGCTTCCTGGTCCAACTCGAAATGCAACTCCGGCAGGCCATCCGAAGACCTCCTTTTGGGTCCGGCAGGCCTGGTACCCGGCTCAGGGGCCCGCAGAGGCTGGTAGTGGCTCTTGGGCACCCGCAGCAGCTCCGGGTGGTGCGAGGGGACCAGCGAGCCGACGAAGTGATAGCCGCTTCCGGAGAGCTTGTGCTGGTTGCTCTCCGAGTTGTTCCCCTTGTCCAGGATCAGCGGCACGTGAAAATCCGACGCCACCAACAGCGCCAGCCCCACCTGCTTCAGGTCAAAGCCCTTGGCCTTGCTGGCGCCCCGTTGCGGCAGTTCCGCCGCATTGGCGGTGTCGATGTAGCTGATGAAGTTGGTGGTATCGTAGACCACGGCTCTGAGATCCAGCTGGAATTCTCGGACCATGTGCTCCACCAGGGTCCGTTCAATTTCCAAGATGTGCTCCCGTTCGAGCCGCTCCATATGGTCCCAGAACCGTTGGCTGGAGAGATGCCGGGCCTGGATATGCGGCAACAGCCGCCGCAAGGCGGTGCTTTCGAACCACTCCCCCATCTGGCGTTGATGCTCGTGGGCTCCACGGTCCGGTTGATCGCAGCGATCAGCATGTGCGCACCGACGGATGGGCCCTGTTCCCGCTTGGGGACCACCCGGTCGATGATCTCCGTCAGCCGCAGCCGGCGAGTGATGCTCCACAGCGCCGCCACCGAGCCGAAAGAGAAGATCTCCCCCGAGGACGGGTTGAACGCTTGCCCGCTGTCGGGCCGGCGAACGATGTCGTCCAATTGCCCAGGTACTTCTGCCAGACGATGCGAGGCTTGCCGTTGACCCGCTTGCACTCCGCAGCGTAGTAGTAGACCTGGTTGCCCCTGCGCTTCATTTGGAGCGACTCACTGAGGCCTTCCAAGCCCGTCGTTTCGGGCCACAAAAAAAGGGGGGCCGGGGGTAATACGGCTCGGGCGGCGGCCTCTTCCCAGATCTGAACTGAACTGGCAGC
Encoded proteins:
- a CDS encoding phosphatase PAP2 family protein produces the protein MEWIKALQAVMGGPFWDGFWVTMSKIYSENVMLALLVIVYWVSNRSYKRYFVTLVIGQLWVVAGLKGLIGIQRPPMDTGIRVIQVDTGGAFSTPSGHATGSASVFSSLALGIRRRWFAALAILVILLVGTSRLYLGVHYPTDLLFGWALGLLLAVGLYYAWRPLEAALGRLPFGAQLALALLAPTALMALWAGMPVIARVGLSEQFPTMGALAGIWAGDLLEERLVRAERADGLGRQVLNCLYGLVLVFAVRFALKAVMPAGEWVDFIRYIGVGLTVALLAPWVFSKLPLRPAGKAVAS